The Haloarcula rubripromontorii region CAGTCGCGGGGAAGCCGGTTCAAGGTCCTGACCCGAATCGGGGAACGGTGTTTCAGGAGTACCACCTGTTCCCGTGGCTGACAGTCCGGGAAAACGTCGCCTTCGGATTGGTGGAGCAGGGAGTGCCAGCTGCTGAGCGGCAGGAGCGAGTCCAAGAACTGCTCTATGTTATTGGACTGTCTGACTTTGCAGATGCATACCCGAAGGAACTCTCAGGCGGTATGAAACAGCGCGTCGGTCTTGCACGCGCACTCGCTGTGGACCCAGATATCCTCTTGTTGGACGAGCCGTTTGGCAGCGTGGATATGCAGACACGCCGCCAACTCCAACGCGAACTGCTCGAAATCTGGCGTGGCACCGACAAAACCGTGTTGTTCGTAACCCATGACATTGAGGAGGCCGTTGCGCTCTCGGACAGAATTGTCATCATGTCCGGCACGCCGGGGCGCGTTCGAGCGACGGTTTCTGTGGCGGAATCTCGGCCTCGCAACCGCAGTGCGCAGTGGTTCGTCGACCAGGTTGAAACACTGTTCGAGCGAATTGAATCGCATGCGTAGTT contains the following coding sequences:
- a CDS encoding ABC transporter ATP-binding protein, giving the protein MRDSTDTVIAIDGVAKQYKRDGRSTTALRDVSLSVSSGEFVTVVGPSGCGKTTLLRLVSGLESPTDGDITVAGKPVQGPDPNRGTVFQEYHLFPWLTVRENVAFGLVEQGVPAAERQERVQELLYVIGLSDFADAYPKELSGGMKQRVGLARALAVDPDILLLDEPFGSVDMQTRRQLQRELLEIWRGTDKTVLFVTHDIEEAVALSDRIVIMSGTPGRVRATVSVAESRPRNRSAQWFVDQVETLFERIESHA